Proteins from a genomic interval of Chitinophagales bacterium:
- a CDS encoding protein-disulfide reductase DsbD family protein, whose product MKNNLLLLLLFFLSTSTLCAQVLEPVKWTSKAEQVGENEFVLTFTAKIQDGWYLYSQTLDEGGPIPTSFDFEGVKDVKLIGKIQEIGDLKEAFEPMFEMTVRKYGKSAAFKAKIKTANPNVHIEVPVMYMSCNDESCVKLDEYFEFDLKTVIAPTEEKKTTDPEKETTSTKEDKTQKVFTPKSSTDDKKSTTSNVDTKTSSTPVVEEKKETKPTKKEDIVKNTTATQNSKEVAKTTDAKKETTEGEEEEQDTEEATTETSNLADNPIIGGEMFEPVHWRFDKKDLGNGEYLLSFYATMDEGWYIYSQELADGGPLPTEFYFQPNGNVSFMHPKPKEISDHKKEGFDNYFEMEVIKYSKEVTFQQQIKSTDPTTEIAGYVRFMTCDAERCLPPQNVEFLFNQGGAVSPVVSDMDGNDIDESSLQVYNPNEGKSQSYWSIFVWGFLGGLLALLTPCVFPMIPLTVSFFTKSSKNKKKGLINAAIYALSIVVIYVSLGILVTLLFGATALNELATNPWMNIGFFLIFMFFAFSFFGYYELTLPSWLVNRSDEASDKGGLIGIFFMAFTLALVSFSCTGPIIGSLLVVAAEGGIAGPAIGMTGFAVALAFPFALFAAFPGWLNSLPRSGGWLNSVKVVLGFIEVGLALKFLSNADLVEQWGLIKRETFLVIWIILLIGLGLYLLGKIKFPHDSPIKKLSKSRIGMAVLSFAFAIYLVPGIFGQPLSLVSGFPPPDFYSYGYKGHCPLDLACVHDYEEGLAIAKQTGKPLMLDFTGWACVNCRKMEEQVWSQPEVLEKLQKDYIVVSLYVDEKADLPEADQYEYTSNGRKKKVKTVGDKWAHFQISCFGSNAQPKYILLNHQEEMLKKETVGYDPDVSKFVNFLDAGLENFKNNKSEAHTICKQGVALKGQP is encoded by the coding sequence GTGAAAAATAATCTCTTATTACTGTTGTTGTTTTTTTTAAGTACAAGTACCCTATGCGCCCAAGTACTTGAGCCTGTAAAATGGACAAGTAAAGCAGAGCAAGTAGGGGAGAATGAATTTGTACTAACTTTCACTGCAAAAATTCAGGACGGGTGGTACTTATACTCTCAAACCTTAGACGAAGGAGGTCCTATTCCCACAAGTTTTGATTTTGAGGGAGTAAAAGATGTAAAGCTAATAGGAAAAATTCAAGAAATTGGCGATTTGAAGGAAGCATTTGAGCCCATGTTTGAGATGACGGTACGAAAATATGGGAAAAGTGCGGCTTTTAAGGCAAAAATCAAAACTGCAAATCCCAATGTACATATTGAAGTGCCTGTGATGTATATGTCTTGTAATGATGAAAGTTGTGTCAAATTAGATGAATACTTCGAATTTGATTTAAAAACAGTAATTGCTCCAACAGAGGAAAAGAAAACAACTGATCCAGAAAAAGAAACGACTTCAACCAAAGAGGATAAAACCCAAAAAGTATTCACTCCAAAATCTTCTACTGATGATAAAAAGTCAACTACTTCAAATGTAGATACCAAAACTTCCAGTACACCTGTTGTTGAGGAGAAAAAAGAAACTAAGCCTACTAAAAAGGAAGATATAGTAAAAAACACTACTGCTACACAAAATTCAAAAGAGGTAGCTAAAACAACAGATGCCAAAAAAGAAACAACAGAGGGTGAAGAGGAAGAACAAGATACAGAAGAGGCTACAACTGAAACTTCAAATCTTGCAGACAATCCCATAATAGGAGGAGAAATGTTTGAACCTGTTCATTGGAGGTTCGATAAAAAAGACTTGGGAAATGGCGAATACCTTTTGAGTTTCTATGCAACAATGGATGAGGGATGGTATATCTACTCACAAGAACTAGCAGACGGAGGACCCTTACCTACCGAATTTTACTTTCAGCCAAATGGCAATGTGTCATTTATGCACCCTAAACCCAAAGAGATTAGTGATCATAAAAAGGAAGGATTTGACAACTATTTTGAGATGGAAGTCATCAAGTATTCCAAAGAAGTTACTTTTCAACAACAAATAAAAAGCACTGATCCGACAACCGAAATTGCAGGATATGTACGATTTATGACCTGTGATGCTGAAAGATGTTTACCCCCTCAGAATGTTGAATTTCTATTCAATCAAGGAGGTGCTGTTTCACCAGTTGTCTCAGATATGGATGGAAATGATATAGACGAAAGTTCATTGCAGGTATATAACCCCAATGAAGGGAAATCGCAAAGTTACTGGAGTATTTTTGTATGGGGTTTTTTAGGAGGATTGCTTGCACTGCTTACTCCCTGCGTTTTTCCAATGATTCCACTGACAGTGAGTTTTTTCACTAAAAGCAGCAAGAACAAGAAAAAAGGTTTGATTAACGCCGCCATATACGCCCTATCTATTGTAGTGATTTATGTTAGTTTAGGTATTTTGGTCACATTGTTATTTGGCGCAACAGCATTGAATGAGTTAGCCACCAATCCGTGGATGAATATTGGATTCTTTTTAATATTCATGTTTTTTGCATTTTCTTTCTTTGGCTATTACGAATTGACCCTTCCAAGTTGGTTGGTCAATCGCTCGGATGAAGCAAGTGATAAAGGTGGTTTGATAGGCATCTTCTTCATGGCATTTACCCTCGCGTTGGTATCTTTTTCATGCACTGGTCCCATCATTGGTTCTTTGTTAGTCGTTGCAGCAGAAGGAGGTATTGCAGGTCCTGCAATAGGTATGACAGGCTTCGCTGTTGCATTAGCCTTTCCTTTTGCACTTTTTGCAGCTTTCCCCGGTTGGCTCAATTCACTCCCCCGTTCAGGTGGTTGGCTGAACAGTGTAAAAGTAGTGTTGGGTTTTATTGAAGTAGGTCTGGCCCTCAAATTTTTATCCAATGCGGACTTAGTAGAGCAATGGGGTTTGATTAAACGAGAAACATTCTTGGTGATATGGATCATACTCTTAATCGGACTAGGATTGTACCTATTAGGTAAAATTAAATTTCCCCATGATTCGCCCATCAAAAAACTTTCTAAATCACGCATCGGAATGGCAGTATTGAGTTTTGCATTTGCCATATATTTGGTGCCAGGTATCTTTGGACAGCCGCTTAGTTTGGTGAGTGGGTTTCCGCCTCCTGATTTCTATAGTTATGGTTATAAAGGACACTGCCCTTTAGATTTGGCTTGTGTACACGATTATGAGGAAGGGCTAGCGATAGCCAAACAAACGGGCAAACCTTTGATGTTGGACTTCACAGGTTGGGCTTGTGTAAATTGCAGAAAGATGGAAGAACAAGTTTGGAGTCAACCCGAAGTACTGGAAAAACTACAAAAAGACTACATTGTTGTATCGCTCTATGTCGATGAAAAGGCAGATTTACCAGAAGCCGATCAATATGAATACACCAGCAATGGCAGAAAAAAGAAAGTAAAAACCGTTGGAGACAAATGGGCACACTTCCAAATCAGCTGCTTTGGGAGCAATGCACAACCCAAATACATACTTTTGAACCATCAAGAAGAAATGCTCAAAAAAGAAACAGTGGGATATGATCCTGATGTGTCAAAATTTGTAAATTTCTTAGATGCAGGTTTGGAAAACTTCAAAAATAACAAATCAGAGGCACATACGATCTGCAAACAGGGTGTGGCATTGAAAGGGCAACCCTAA
- a CDS encoding thioredoxin family protein: MKKLLFVISILFFVVGCSSGKKTTTSRKSLQFEHTSFDEALAKAKRENKPIFIDFYTTWCGPCKMMEQSVFTDSGIISLYNQNFVNLKIDAEKGEGIELAQKFRVAGFPYLVYLDSDGNMVQKHLGYMSVQMMMQMGKKSMKKS, from the coding sequence ATGAAAAAGTTATTATTCGTTATTTCAATTTTGTTTTTCGTGGTAGGTTGTAGTTCGGGCAAAAAGACAACTACTTCCAGAAAAAGTTTGCAGTTTGAACATACCTCGTTTGACGAAGCATTGGCAAAAGCAAAAAGAGAAAATAAGCCGATATTCATTGATTTCTACACAACTTGGTGCGGCCCCTGCAAAATGATGGAACAGTCCGTATTTACCGATTCAGGGATTATTTCACTGTACAACCAAAACTTCGTGAACCTAAAAATTGATGCAGAAAAAGGAGAAGGTATCGAACTTGCTCAAAAATTTCGTGTGGCAGGATTTCCATATTTAGTGTATCTTGACAGTGATGGCAATATGGTACAAAAACATTTGGGTTATATGAGTGTCCAAATGATGATGCAAATGGGTAAGAAAAGCATGAAAAAAAGTTGA